In Anseongella ginsenosidimutans, one genomic interval encodes:
- a CDS encoding RagB/SusD family nutrient uptake outer membrane protein: MKKPAIFLSLLLMFSSCENLLEENPKAVAIENFYNTAEELETAVNAIYVPLRSVRAEQICILDAHTDWGYGRGSRAQYNDFAGLNTTNINTAGGRWRSFYLGIRNANLVIAHAPAATSISPEDLAQNIAEAKFLRAWAYFDLVRNWGGVPLRTEENLEETDVERSSAEAVYELILADLAEAEAGLPDEPKHVGRPSKVVAKTLLADVYLTLGRYEEARDKADEVIQSGKFALVPVSSFEDFQQDIFGPEIVTSTEEVFYMKFSREQGQGNYILWILNHPSTGLYNYGGAYAHYSDASNPFFIEWDDNDIRKQLWDQIDFGISPTTLVSKKYVDQKAVSNDGSGNDLPIYRYAEVLLLFAEAESRVSGGPTPAAVEALNKVHRRAYGYDPESASPVDFNIADYNAETFIELVLQERAYEFQFEGKRWLDLKRTGKAAEMISKYKGLSIAEAHYLWPIPIDELNFNNAMDPATDQNPGY; the protein is encoded by the coding sequence ATGAAAAAACCAGCTATATTTCTTTCGCTGCTTTTAATGTTTTCTTCCTGTGAGAATTTACTTGAAGAAAATCCGAAAGCTGTTGCGATCGAGAATTTCTATAATACTGCCGAAGAGTTGGAAACGGCCGTCAATGCGATCTATGTCCCCCTCCGATCGGTCCGGGCGGAACAGATCTGTATCCTGGATGCACATACCGACTGGGGCTACGGCAGGGGCAGCCGGGCGCAGTACAATGATTTTGCCGGCCTGAATACAACCAATATCAACACCGCGGGAGGCCGCTGGCGAAGTTTTTACCTCGGTATCCGGAACGCCAACCTGGTAATTGCGCACGCACCCGCTGCTACCAGTATCAGCCCGGAAGACCTGGCTCAAAATATAGCCGAAGCAAAATTTCTGCGCGCATGGGCTTATTTTGACCTGGTAAGAAACTGGGGCGGGGTTCCTCTGAGAACAGAAGAGAACCTGGAGGAAACGGACGTAGAAAGAAGTTCGGCAGAAGCGGTATATGAATTGATCCTTGCAGATCTGGCGGAGGCGGAAGCCGGCTTGCCGGACGAGCCGAAACACGTCGGACGCCCCTCTAAGGTTGTAGCGAAAACGCTGCTGGCGGATGTTTACCTGACCTTAGGCCGGTACGAGGAAGCCCGTGATAAAGCGGACGAGGTGATCCAGTCCGGCAAATTCGCTCTTGTCCCTGTGAGTTCCTTTGAGGATTTTCAGCAGGATATCTTCGGACCCGAGATCGTTACCAGCACGGAAGAAGTCTTTTACATGAAATTCTCCCGCGAACAGGGCCAGGGGAATTATATTCTGTGGATACTGAACCATCCGAGTACGGGTTTGTACAACTACGGAGGCGCTTATGCGCATTACAGCGATGCCAGCAATCCGTTTTTCATAGAATGGGATGATAATGATATCAGGAAGCAATTATGGGATCAGATTGATTTCGGAATAAGCCCTACTACCCTGGTCAGCAAAAAGTATGTTGATCAGAAGGCGGTGAGCAATGACGGTTCCGGAAACGACCTTCCCATTTACCGCTACGCAGAAGTGCTGCTGTTGTTCGCGGAAGCGGAAAGCAGGGTATCCGGAGGCCCTACCCCGGCAGCGGTGGAAGCCCTCAACAAGGTACACCGGCGCGCCTACGGTTACGATCCGGAAAGTGCGTCGCCGGTAGATTTCAACATTGCCGATTACAACGCCGAAACATTCATCGAACTGGTACTCCAGGAAAGAGCTTATGAATTCCAGTTTGAAGGAAAAAGATGGCTGGACCTGAAACGCACCGGTAAAGCGGCGGAGATGATCTCGAAATACAAAGGCCTGAGCATTGCTGAGGCTCACTACCTCTGGCCCATCCCTATTGACGAACTGAATTTTAATAATGCAATGGATCCCGCAACTGATCAAAACCCGGGATATTAA
- a CDS encoding FAD-dependent oxidoreductase, whose amino-acid sequence MKRREMLTSMGAISVGIAAPSLSKGETFAPPYKTRKQILTTDIVVVGGGTAGTIAAIQAGRAGRKTVLIESGSQLGGTTTIGGVSFPGIFFAWGKQVIGGIGWELVQEAVALNDDTLPNFSIPHGRQHWRHQVRLNGHLYAMLAEEKALEAGVDIRYYETPLKITFRKNNWEIETVGKGVHSTIVCNQLIDCTGNALPAAMAGYDVLREEEIQPGTLMFKLDGYDLQTLDQELIKQRYKEALDKGEFTREEFRGNIMGLLSSRGDNIQHIMGADSTTSETHTLANIHGRKSLLRHLRFLRTLPGCEKTKLVDMQTETATRETFRIDGHYKITHEDYVTGKLFDDAVSYSYYPIDLHDAHGVIPDHLQEGVVASVPLRALVPKKSRNFIVAGRCLSSDRLANSALRVQASCMGMGQAAGAAAALANIQNISPLEVPLKELRQLIESHGGIVPA is encoded by the coding sequence ATGAAGAGAAGAGAAATGTTAACATCGATGGGGGCTATTTCGGTAGGAATAGCCGCTCCATCTCTTTCTAAGGGCGAAACGTTTGCGCCTCCCTATAAAACCAGGAAACAGATCCTGACCACCGATATCGTGGTAGTTGGCGGCGGAACAGCCGGCACCATTGCAGCCATACAGGCCGGAAGAGCAGGCCGGAAAACAGTACTGATTGAAAGCGGAAGCCAGCTTGGTGGAACGACCACAATCGGCGGCGTTTCCTTTCCCGGAATATTTTTTGCCTGGGGCAAACAGGTGATCGGCGGGATCGGATGGGAACTCGTGCAGGAAGCGGTAGCGCTGAACGATGATACCCTGCCCAATTTTTCCATTCCTCACGGCCGGCAGCACTGGCGGCATCAGGTGCGATTGAACGGGCATTTATATGCGATGCTGGCGGAAGAGAAAGCCCTGGAAGCAGGTGTAGACATCCGTTATTACGAAACTCCGCTGAAGATCACTTTCCGCAAGAACAATTGGGAGATAGAAACGGTCGGCAAAGGGGTTCATTCTACCATTGTCTGTAACCAGCTGATCGACTGTACCGGGAATGCATTACCGGCTGCCATGGCAGGATACGATGTATTGAGGGAGGAAGAAATACAGCCTGGCACTTTGATGTTTAAACTCGACGGCTACGACCTTCAAACGCTGGACCAGGAGTTGATCAAACAGCGTTATAAAGAAGCGCTGGACAAGGGTGAATTTACCAGGGAAGAATTCCGCGGCAATATTATGGGCCTGCTCAGCAGCCGCGGAGACAATATTCAGCATATCATGGGAGCTGATTCCACTACTTCAGAAACCCATACGCTGGCCAATATTCACGGCAGGAAGTCATTGCTCAGGCATTTACGTTTTCTAAGAACGCTTCCGGGCTGCGAAAAAACGAAATTGGTGGATATGCAAACCGAAACCGCTACGCGGGAAACCTTCCGCATCGACGGGCATTATAAGATCACACATGAAGATTACGTGACCGGCAAGCTCTTCGATGATGCCGTTTCTTATTCCTATTACCCTATTGACCTGCATGACGCACATGGCGTAATTCCGGATCATCTTCAGGAGGGAGTCGTAGCTTCTGTTCCCCTGCGGGCCCTGGTACCTAAAAAAAGCCGGAACTTCATTGTTGCCGGCCGCTGTTTAAGCAGCGACCGGCTGGCCAATTCCGCGCTTCGGGTACAGGCCTCTTGCATGGGCATGGGGCAGGCCGCGGGAGCAGCGGCAGCGCTGGCCAACATTCAGAACATCAGTCCGCTGGAAGTTCCCTTAAAAGAGTTGCGGCAACTAATTGAAAGTCATGGTGGGATCGTACCGGCCTAG
- a CDS encoding alpha/beta hydrolase codes for MMHSKEIISAGKPLKDADKALIMLHGRGSNAQDILGLARHLDVEGFALLAPQATNNTWYPYSFMANSEQNEPWLTSALEVLKETLDEVVEAGIPAANCYFLGFSQGACLTLEFVARNARRYGGVIAFTGGLIGDKVNCENYSGDFEDTRIFIGSGNPDPHVPLGRVKESARMLEEMDGSVTLKIYENRPHTVSPDEIEIANALILKK; via the coding sequence ATGATGCATAGCAAGGAAATAATTTCGGCGGGAAAGCCCCTGAAGGATGCAGACAAGGCGCTCATCATGCTTCATGGCCGCGGATCCAATGCGCAGGACATTCTTGGACTGGCCCGGCATTTAGACGTGGAAGGATTTGCCCTGCTCGCTCCCCAGGCAACTAATAATACCTGGTACCCTTATTCCTTCATGGCAAATTCTGAGCAAAATGAGCCCTGGCTCACTTCGGCGTTGGAAGTCCTGAAGGAAACGCTTGATGAGGTGGTCGAAGCCGGAATCCCGGCCGCTAATTGTTACTTCCTGGGCTTTTCACAAGGAGCTTGCCTGACCCTGGAATTTGTTGCCCGGAATGCACGCCGCTACGGCGGCGTTATCGCTTTTACCGGCGGTCTGATCGGTGATAAGGTGAACTGCGAAAACTATTCCGGCGATTTTGAAGATACGCGCATTTTTATCGGCAGCGGCAATCCTGACCCGCATGTGCCTTTGGGACGGGTAAAGGAAAGCGCACGCATGCTGGAAGAAATGGATGGCAGCGTCACGCTGAAAATCTACGAAAACAGGCCCCATACCGTCTCCCCGGACGAAATTGAAATAGCCAATGCGCTTATATTGAAGAAATAG
- a CDS encoding ring-cleaving dioxygenase, whose product MENRIAGLHHITAIAGDAQRNYDFYTKVLGLRLVKKTVNFDDPETYHFYFGNETGTPGTILTFFPWPGVRQGKNGAGMATEIGYSVPEGSLVFWKNRFEQLNVRHEGIGERFGEKYLPFRDPDGLWLALIESREKDSREGWETPEINAEAAIKGFHTVILTLNDIKATAAILTEVFGYKFMAQDGNLFRFQTDAIENAATVDLLESPGAQRGINAGGTNHHVAFRVENEEVQMAFREKILERGLSITEKIDRDYFFSLYFREPGGVLFEIATDNPGFTTDETIAELGSKLKLPRQYEGFRERIENVLPEIQA is encoded by the coding sequence ATGGAAAATAGAATAGCCGGATTGCATCATATTACTGCTATAGCAGGGGATGCACAGCGTAATTATGATTTTTATACCAAAGTACTCGGTTTGCGTTTGGTTAAGAAAACGGTCAACTTTGATGACCCGGAGACCTACCATTTCTATTTTGGCAACGAAACCGGTACGCCTGGAACCATCCTTACTTTTTTTCCATGGCCGGGGGTTAGACAAGGAAAAAACGGCGCGGGCATGGCCACTGAGATTGGCTATTCCGTGCCGGAAGGGAGCCTGGTATTCTGGAAGAATCGCTTTGAGCAGCTTAACGTTCGTCATGAAGGGATCGGTGAAAGGTTCGGAGAAAAGTACCTGCCTTTCCGGGATCCGGACGGGCTTTGGCTTGCTTTGATCGAATCGAGGGAGAAAGACAGCCGGGAAGGCTGGGAAACACCTGAAATTAATGCGGAGGCAGCTATTAAAGGGTTTCATACGGTGATCCTGACCTTAAATGACATCAAAGCTACCGCCGCTATCCTGACTGAAGTTTTCGGCTATAAGTTTATGGCACAGGATGGAAATTTATTCCGCTTCCAAACCGATGCTATTGAAAACGCTGCGACGGTGGATCTGCTGGAATCTCCCGGGGCTCAAAGGGGTATTAATGCGGGCGGCACCAATCATCATGTTGCATTCCGGGTGGAAAATGAAGAAGTACAAATGGCTTTCCGGGAGAAGATCCTGGAACGGGGCCTTTCCATCACGGAGAAGATTGACCGGGATTATTTCTTCTCGCTATACTTCCGGGAGCCGGGCGGCGTCTTATTTGAAATTGCCACGGACAACCCCGGGTTTACTACAGACGAAACAATCGCAGAACTTGGCAGCAAGCTGAAATTACCCAGGCAATATGAAGGATTCAGGGAAAGAATAGAAAACGTATTGCCGGAAATTCAGGCCTGA
- a CDS encoding YceI family protein, which produces MNTAVTKWILDPTHSELTFKVKHLMITNVKGEFRKFNASVESNGSDFSNAKVSATIDAGSIDTNNTDRDAHLKSADFFDAENNAEITFESTGLTKLDEDNYQLKGLLGMKGEKKEIVLDVDFGGFVKDPYGNEKVGFSVSGKLNRKDWGLNWNAALETGGVMVSDEVRLNAEVQFVKQA; this is translated from the coding sequence ATGAACACTGCAGTAACAAAATGGATCCTGGATCCTACGCACAGCGAGCTGACTTTTAAAGTAAAGCACCTGATGATCACGAACGTGAAAGGCGAATTCCGGAAATTCAATGCATCGGTGGAAAGCAATGGCTCCGATTTCAGCAATGCTAAAGTATCGGCTACCATTGATGCCGGTTCAATCGATACCAACAATACGGACCGCGACGCCCATTTAAAAAGCGCTGATTTTTTCGACGCTGAAAACAACGCGGAAATCACTTTTGAAAGTACCGGGTTGACCAAGCTGGATGAAGACAATTATCAGCTAAAAGGACTGCTGGGAATGAAAGGAGAAAAAAAAGAAATCGTGCTGGATGTTGACTTCGGCGGATTTGTAAAGGATCCTTACGGAAATGAAAAGGTTGGTTTTTCAGTAAGCGGTAAACTTAACCGTAAAGACTGGGGCCTGAATTGGAATGCTGCCCTGGAAACCGGGGGCGTTATGGTAAGCGACGAGGTGCGCTTAAATGCCGAAGTGCAGTTTGTAAAACAGGCCTGA
- a CDS encoding Crp/Fnr family transcriptional regulator: MLRQNIEKTLGEKIPNAAYEKFMELAFEKSFDKKELLAEPGSACNYQYFILQGSCFSYYINERGDKNVIQLAIENYWITDAASYFAGKPAVSTIETLEPVKALLLNKQNFDLLCKAHPLLDRYFRMLLQNTLAHLHYRIAKTNSEDAAHRYLAFSKLYPHFIQRIPQYLIASYLGIAPQSLSRIRKEIARKD; this comes from the coding sequence ATGCTCAGACAGAATATAGAAAAAACGCTCGGGGAAAAAATACCGAATGCGGCTTACGAAAAATTCATGGAGCTGGCGTTTGAAAAATCTTTTGATAAGAAGGAGCTTCTTGCCGAGCCGGGAAGCGCCTGTAACTATCAATATTTCATTTTACAAGGTTCCTGTTTTTCTTATTATATCAATGAAAGAGGAGATAAGAACGTCATCCAATTGGCCATAGAGAATTATTGGATTACGGATGCAGCCAGTTATTTTGCCGGCAAACCTGCTGTTTCTACCATTGAGACCCTGGAGCCTGTCAAAGCATTGCTGCTTAACAAACAAAATTTTGATCTGCTTTGTAAAGCGCATCCTTTGCTTGACCGGTATTTTCGTATGTTGCTCCAGAATACGCTGGCTCATTTGCATTACCGGATTGCAAAAACCAACAGCGAAGATGCCGCCCACCGGTACCTGGCTTTTTCAAAATTATATCCGCATTTTATTCAGCGTATTCCCCAATATTTGATTGCGTCCTACCTTGGTATAGCGCCCCAATCGCTAAGCAGAATCCGTAAGGAAATTGCCCGCAAGGACTGA
- the rhuM gene encoding RhuM family protein, whose translation MQNQIEIYQGNDGQTQIQVKFEQDTIWVNQKQMAELFGKDTDTIGLHLRNVYGEGELDEGATTEDFSVVQQEGTRSVRRRIKFYNLDAIISVGYRVNSKRGTQFRQWATQRLKDHLLQGYTINEKRLAQKQQEVQTLKDGIRILSRAIEEKANDSDFDWLNRFAKGLELLDDYDHERLDRKGLTQRETVYPEMEDYQMMIDTMRADFESAVFGKERDGSFQSAVAQISKGFGNEDFYPSIEEKASTLLYLVIKNHGFVDGNKRIAAACFLLFLEKNRLLYTNNLQPIISNEALASLALFVAASKPEEMDTVKKLVISVLNRNQ comes from the coding sequence ATGCAAAATCAAATTGAAATTTATCAAGGCAATGATGGCCAAACGCAGATTCAAGTTAAGTTTGAACAGGATACCATTTGGGTGAATCAAAAACAAATGGCCGAATTATTTGGGAAGGATACCGATACCATTGGATTGCATTTGCGGAACGTATATGGAGAAGGAGAACTGGATGAAGGGGCAACTACCGAGGATTTCTCGGTAGTTCAACAAGAAGGTACACGCAGCGTCCGTAGAAGGATTAAATTTTACAACCTTGACGCTATTATTTCGGTGGGATATCGGGTGAACTCCAAACGTGGTACCCAGTTCCGCCAATGGGCCACCCAGCGTCTCAAAGATCACCTCTTGCAGGGCTATACCATCAATGAAAAACGATTGGCTCAAAAGCAGCAGGAAGTACAAACTCTGAAAGACGGCATTCGTATTTTGAGCCGTGCCATTGAAGAGAAAGCCAATGATTCGGATTTTGATTGGTTAAACCGCTTTGCAAAAGGGCTTGAATTGCTCGATGACTACGACCATGAGAGACTGGACAGGAAGGGATTAACTCAAAGAGAAACAGTATACCCTGAGATGGAGGATTATCAAATGATGATCGATACCATGAGAGCCGACTTTGAATCGGCTGTGTTTGGAAAGGAGAGGGATGGGAGCTTTCAAAGCGCCGTGGCGCAAATTTCTAAAGGCTTTGGAAATGAAGACTTTTATCCTTCTATTGAAGAAAAAGCATCCACATTGTTATATCTGGTCATTAAGAATCACGGCTTTGTAGATGGCAACAAGCGCATAGCAGCAGCCTGTTTCCTGCTTTTCCTGGAGAAAAACCGGCTGCTCTATACGAATAATCTACAGCCTATCATCAGTAACGAGGCGCTGGCAAGCCTGGCCCTGTTTGTCGCGGCCAGTAAACCGGAAGAAATGGACACTGTAAAGAAATTGGTGATTAGCGTGTTGAACAGGAATCAGTAA
- a CDS encoding DUF4488 domain-containing protein: MKQINLTLLFSFLLTTFSFAQEKPVNPFLGIWELGLSVYNGQNATNPQITQLKEYRADSTFNAYIIVPGDRRSVQTMAGTYSIQGDSVYTETIVKATNTGLIGDSYTIVFYREGDQLRLKGNVEMVNPSGNNTKVFYNERWDRLDFPE, from the coding sequence ATGAAGCAAATCAACTTAACCTTATTATTTTCGTTTCTGTTAACCACTTTCAGCTTTGCTCAGGAAAAGCCAGTTAATCCGTTTCTTGGTATCTGGGAACTGGGCCTTTCTGTTTACAATGGTCAGAACGCTACGAATCCGCAAATTACGCAGTTAAAGGAATATCGCGCTGATAGCACGTTTAACGCCTACATAATTGTTCCGGGTGATCGCAGATCTGTTCAAACCATGGCTGGGACGTATTCAATTCAAGGCGATAGCGTTTATACGGAAACGATCGTGAAAGCGACCAACACCGGCTTGATCGGCGACAGCTATACTATTGTTTTCTACCGGGAAGGCGACCAGCTTAGATTAAAGGGAAACGTAGAAATGGTTAATCCGTCCGGAAATAACACAAAGGTTTTCTATAATGAACGCTGGGATCGACTAGATTTTCCAGAATAA
- a CDS encoding RNA polymerase sigma factor: MKTKPELKQTDRDLVKRILGGSHDAFGVLVKNTEGLVAQLVFNMIPSPADRKDIAQEVYLKAYINLKDFKFKSKLSTWIGQITYHTCLHYLEKKRPFLLENLAHSDIEEDSLELLMQKQHRHVNQTETKLFESELQMILKTGISLLSPQYQTLIALYHQEELSMKEIGEITSLPEGTVKNYLFRARKQLKTYLLAKYKREEL, encoded by the coding sequence TTGAAAACAAAACCTGAACTAAAGCAGACAGATAGGGACCTGGTAAAACGAATACTGGGAGGCAGCCATGATGCTTTTGGTGTACTGGTGAAAAATACGGAAGGGCTTGTTGCGCAACTGGTTTTTAACATGATTCCGAGTCCCGCCGACCGTAAGGACATTGCGCAAGAGGTTTACCTGAAAGCCTATATAAATTTGAAAGACTTTAAATTCAAGTCTAAATTGTCAACCTGGATCGGTCAAATTACCTATCATACCTGTCTTCATTACCTTGAAAAAAAGCGGCCATTCCTGCTGGAAAATTTGGCACATTCAGATATTGAAGAAGATTCGCTTGAGCTGTTAATGCAAAAACAGCATAGACATGTCAATCAAACTGAAACGAAATTATTTGAAAGTGAGCTGCAGATGATACTGAAGACAGGAATCAGCCTTTTGTCTCCGCAATATCAGACATTGATTGCTTTATATCATCAGGAAGAACTAAGTATGAAAGAAATTGGTGAGATCACTTCGCTTCCTGAAGGGACGGTTAAAAATTATCTCTTCAGGGCAAGAAAGCAATTGAAAACATATTTATTGGCTAAATATAAAAGGGAGGAATTATGA
- a CDS encoding trimeric intracellular cation channel family protein, translating into MFADINITTVLDLMGTFAFAISGIRLASGKNIDWFGAYIVGLVTAIGGGTTRDLLLGVTPFWMLDAKYFITTGVALIAALLFKDRLLRWGNTLFLFDAIGLGLFTIVGISVSLEAELPFWVCIVMGGVTGTVGGVFRDVIINEVPLIFRKDIYALASITGGIIYFLCYQFQFPDAVSEVIAALTVIVIRIIAVKFHIHLPILKSINSEDR; encoded by the coding sequence ATGTTTGCTGATATAAATATTACCACGGTTTTAGACCTGATGGGGACCTTTGCCTTTGCCATAAGCGGCATCCGACTGGCTTCGGGTAAAAATATCGACTGGTTTGGTGCGTACATTGTCGGGTTAGTGACGGCCATTGGCGGAGGAACCACGAGAGACCTCCTGCTCGGAGTAACGCCTTTCTGGATGCTGGATGCAAAGTACTTTATTACCACTGGCGTTGCGCTGATAGCCGCTTTGTTGTTTAAAGACAGGTTGCTCAGATGGGGCAATACACTATTTTTATTTGATGCCATCGGGCTTGGACTGTTTACCATCGTTGGTATTAGCGTAAGCCTTGAGGCAGAATTGCCTTTCTGGGTTTGTATTGTAATGGGTGGCGTTACCGGAACGGTAGGAGGTGTCTTCAGAGATGTTATTATCAACGAGGTGCCTTTGATTTTTCGTAAGGACATTTATGCACTCGCAAGCATAACGGGAGGTATCATTTATTTCCTTTGTTATCAATTCCAATTCCCGGATGCTGTATCCGAAGTGATTGCTGCATTAACGGTGATCGTAATTCGCATAATTGCTGTGAAGTTTCATATCCATCTGCCTATATTAAAATCTATCAATTCTGAAGACAGATAA
- a CDS encoding calcineurin-like phosphoesterase C-terminal domain-containing protein, whose product MKKQVIIGSLGLMFISFTAFAQEIAKGYVYEDVNQNGVKERREKGIPGVSVTNGIQVVQTDDKGRYELPAGNDQIISVIKPGTYNVTVNDQQLPQFYYIHKPQGSPELEYAGVESTGDLPKEVNFGLKKNEVTENFKMILFGDPQVYTLDEVSYYRNAVINELRGVEGFEFGMSLGDLVGNKPTLFNPYIEATSEVGIPWFNVMGNHDINFDVEADSLSDESYEAHFGPANYAFNHGKVHFIVLDDIIYPDPRDKKGYWGGLNDQQLEFIKNDLQFVPKDHLIVLAFHIPISHENSFRTEDRDRLFELLKDFPYTLSLSAHTHRQTHFFMDRRQGWLQDKPHHHFNSGTTSGNWYSGRLNEKGIPYSMMADGTPKGYSFITFDGNQYIIDYKAVDKPAEHQIGIYAPKVTGYKVKGSSPVYANFYMGSADDEVMMRVDNGEWKEMKRVEEFDPTFIAKQVAWDMTEELWEGRRPGAAAISDHLWKASLPDDLPRGTHTIEIKATDMFGRTFIEKRSYRIE is encoded by the coding sequence ATGAAAAAACAGGTAATCATTGGCAGTTTAGGTCTTATGTTCATCTCCTTTACAGCTTTTGCGCAGGAAATTGCAAAAGGGTATGTTTACGAAGATGTAAACCAGAATGGGGTTAAGGAAAGAAGAGAAAAAGGAATTCCGGGTGTTTCCGTAACTAACGGCATCCAGGTTGTGCAAACCGACGACAAGGGACGGTATGAACTCCCCGCAGGAAATGATCAGATCATTTCGGTGATAAAGCCCGGCACGTATAACGTAACGGTAAATGATCAGCAGCTTCCGCAATTTTACTATATACATAAGCCCCAGGGGTCGCCCGAGCTGGAATATGCGGGGGTGGAGTCAACGGGTGATCTGCCTAAAGAGGTCAATTTCGGCCTGAAGAAAAATGAGGTAACGGAAAATTTCAAAATGATCCTTTTCGGCGATCCGCAGGTATATACCCTGGACGAGGTTTCCTATTACCGGAATGCAGTAATTAATGAACTTCGCGGAGTGGAAGGATTTGAATTTGGAATGAGCCTGGGTGATTTGGTAGGGAATAAACCTACCTTGTTCAATCCATATATCGAAGCAACCAGTGAAGTGGGGATTCCCTGGTTTAACGTGATGGGAAATCATGATATTAATTTCGATGTGGAAGCAGATTCATTGTCTGACGAGTCCTACGAAGCTCATTTTGGCCCGGCCAATTATGCCTTTAACCACGGAAAAGTTCATTTCATCGTGCTGGACGACATTATTTACCCGGATCCGCGTGATAAAAAAGGTTATTGGGGAGGCCTGAACGATCAGCAACTTGAGTTTATTAAAAACGACCTTCAGTTTGTCCCAAAAGACCATTTGATCGTATTGGCCTTTCATATTCCCATTTCCCACGAAAATTCCTTCCGCACGGAAGACAGGGACCGTCTCTTCGAACTATTAAAAGATTTTCCCTACACCCTTTCTTTGTCAGCCCATACGCACAGGCAAACCCATTTCTTCATGGATCGCCGGCAAGGCTGGTTGCAGGACAAGCCTCATCATCACTTCAATTCAGGAACCACTTCCGGCAACTGGTATAGCGGGCGGCTGAATGAAAAAGGAATCCCCTACTCCATGATGGCCGATGGCACTCCAAAAGGCTATTCCTTTATTACGTTTGACGGCAACCAGTACATAATCGACTATAAAGCAGTGGATAAACCTGCGGAACACCAGATAGGAATTTATGCACCGAAAGTGACCGGGTATAAGGTAAAAGGTTCTTCACCGGTTTATGCGAATTTTTACATGGGCAGCGCGGATGATGAGGTAATGATGCGGGTCGACAATGGAGAATGGAAAGAAATGAAAAGAGTCGAAGAATTTGACCCAACCTTTATCGCCAAGCAGGTAGCCTGGGATATGACGGAAGAATTATGGGAAGGAAGAAGGCCCGGCGCCGCAGCGATCAGCGATCACCTGTGGAAAGCGTCTCTTCCGGATGATCTGCCCAGGGGCACGCATACGATAGAAATAAAAGCAACCGACATGTTTGGCCGAACATTTATCGAGAAACGGTCTTACAGAATTGAATAG